A genome region from Hevea brasiliensis isolate MT/VB/25A 57/8 chromosome 7, ASM3005281v1, whole genome shotgun sequence includes the following:
- the LOC110665795 gene encoding vacuolar cation/proton exchanger 5, with the protein MDIHKTNEPHVSRFHSNLEMASLENKSMLEFENEIQEGKGSSVNRKQWIADDLIDGIDVPRNSVLNSIKIVVFSAKINILMPFGPLAILVDQISGNHGWIFLLSLLGIIPMAERLGFATEQLAFYTGPTVGGLLNATFGNATELIISIYALKSGMIRVVQQSLLGSILSNMLLVLGCAFFCGGLVVVEREQVFDKGTAAVNSGLLLMAVMGLLFPAVLHSTRTELHFGKSELALSRFSSCIMLVAYAAFLYFQLKSQKNLYVPVNEGESPSWKTDDEEAPEISKWEAIIWLFLLTGWISVLSEYLVDAIEGASTEWKIPVAFISVILLPIVGNAAEHAGAIMFAMKDKLDISLGVAIGSSTQISMFGIPFLVVVGWITGRPMDLNFQLFETATLFITVLVVAFMLKEGTSNYFKGLMLILCYLIVAASFFVHMDPSSIGDPPKPSE; encoded by the exons ATGGATATCCACAAGACCAACGAGCCTCATGTCTCTCGATTTCATTCCAATCTTGAG ATGGCATCATTAGAAAATAAATCAATGCTTGAGTTTGAGAATGAGATTCAAGAAGGTAAAGGCTCAAGTGTTAATAGGAAACAATGGATTGCTGATGATTTGATCGATGGTATTGATGTGCCAAGGAATAGTGTACTTAATAGCATAAAGATTGTGGTATTCTCTGCCAAAATCAACATACTTATGCCTTTTGGTCCTTTAGCAATCCTGGTTGATCAGATTTCTGGCAATCAT GGTTGGATCTTTCTTCTCAGCTTATTGGGCATTATTCCTATGGCTGAGCGCCTGGGTTTTGCTACAGA GCAGCTAGCTTTCTATACTGGACCTACAG TTGGAGGTCTTTTAAATGCCACTTTTGGAAATGCAACTGAACTGATAATATCAATTTATGCATTGAAAAGTGGGATGATCCGTGTTGTTCAACAGTCATTACTTGGATCAATCTTGTCAAACATGTTGCTGGTGCTTGGATGTGCATTCTTCTGTGGTGGACTTGTGGTTGTTGAGAGGGAACAAGTGTTTGATAAG GGAACTGCTGCAGTGAATTCTGGTTTGCTGTTGATGGCAGTCATGGGCCTTCTATTCCCTGCTGTTCTCCACTCCACAAGAACAGAATTGCATTTTGGGAAGTCTGAGTTAGCTCTTTCAAGGTTTAGTAGTTGCATCATGCTGGTTGCATATGCTGCATTTCTCTATTTTCAGCTGAAGAGCCAGAAAAATCTTTATGTTCCAGTGAATGAG GGAGAGAGTCCAAGTTGGAAGACAGATGATGAGGAAGCTCCGGAGATCTCAAAGTGGGAAGCAATCATATGGCTATTTCTTTTAACCGGATGGATTTCAGTCCTCTCAGAATATTTAGTCGATGCCATAGAG GGAGCATCTACTGAATGGAAAATACCAGTAGCATTTATAAGTGTTATCCTACTTCCTATTGTTGGAAATGCTGCGGAGCATGCAGGTGCTATTATGTTTGCCATGAAAGACAAGCTT GATATCTCTTTGGGAGTGGCAATAGGCTCATCAACACAGATATCAATGTTTGGG ATACCTTTCCTTGTCGTTGTTGGCTGGATCACGGGGCGTCCCATGGACTTAAATTTTCAACTTTTTGAGACAGCAACACTTTTTATAACTGTTCTAGTGGTAGCCTTTATGTTGAAG GAGGGAACTTCTAATTACTTTAAAGGATTAATGCTCATCCTCTGCTACCTAATAGTTGCTGCAAGTTTCTTTGTACATATGGACCCTTCTTCGATAG GGGATCCGCCAAAACCGAGCGAATAA